Part of the Hymenobacter monticola genome is shown below.
ACTCTCGTTTTACCCTTATGATTGCTTCCACGGTCCCCGAAACCATCCCCCCGCTCCGGTGGGGGCAACTCACCTACTACTCTCCGGCTGACATCAAGCGCTGGGGGGTGCAGCACTTCCTGGACACGGTCGCGCCGACGCAGGCGCTGCCCATTCCCGACCTGGGCTTTACCGCCGAGGAAAATGCCCGCATGGACGAAATATTGCGCGAAGAGCGCGAAGCTGCTGCGCGTGGTCTTTGATACGAACGTCGTCATCGCTCACCTGCGCCGGCAGCAGTTGTTGCCGCTGCGGGCGGTGCTGCCCTTTGCCGTGGTAGGGGAACTGGAAGCCTTCGCCCTTAAAGCCGATTGGGGCTACCAGAAAGTAGCCTTCCTGCGGCAGCTGCTCGAACGCTACCCCCTGGTGGGTTTCGTGCCCGAACTGGCCAGCTTGTACGCCCGCCTCGACGCGTATAGCCAAGGCAAGCTGCGCGGCCAGCCGCTGCCGGCCGGCATGAGCGCCCGCAACATGGGCAAGAACGACCTTTGGATTGCGGCCACGGCGCTCTACCTGGATTTGCCGTTACACACGGCCGACAACGACTTTGACCACCTCCCCGCCCTAGGCCTGGCCCTGGTTAAAGAAGCCCTGTAGCCCCATGAGAATCACGCTGGAAGTACCGGAGCATCGGGCGGCGTTTACGCTGGAACTACTGCGCAGCTTGCCCTTTGTGACGCTCCGGGGTCAGGCAGCAAAGGCAGCACCTTTGGACGAAACCGCGCACTTGCTTTCCTCCCCTGCCAACGCCGCCCGCCTGTGGGCCGCTCTTGAACGCGACCGGCTGGGACAACGTCAAACCCACTCATTACCAGATGACTTACTGCGTTGACTAGTCAACTGATTAGTCAGCTGACTAGTCATAACTGAGCGTTGAAATCGACAGGAACGTGACGCCTTGGCGGGGGCTTCTCTTCCAATCGGGCGGATTTACACGCTAAGCCCTAGCGGGCAGCTTCCGCCGCCAGGCGCTCCTTCAGCGGCCCAATCCAGCGGCCGGCCCCGTGGTTGTCTTTCGGATTGACCTGCACCAGAAACTCGAACAGAGCCAGCGCCTCGGCCCAGCGCTTCACTTTTTGCAGTTCCAGTCCCATCACGTAGTAGGCTGTGAGCACGAACCCGTTGCCGGTAGATTCATACAAGAGAAAGTCCCGGCCTTCCTCAAACGCATCAGGAAAGACGAGCCGTGCCCGTAAAAATGCCTGTGCCAGGTACGTGGTACCCAGGCCAGGCGTCCGGTTGTTGAGCAGCATCCCCAAATGCGACACCGCGTCTAGGTGCAGTTCGCCGCACGCGGCCATGACCTGGCGGTAGATACGTTCTGCTTCCAGTGGAGCCGACCTGTGCAGGGCCTTTCCCTGCCGAAACAAGGCCTCGTTCTGCAGGACGACCGTGGGGTACATGACCCGCCAGTAGCGCGGCTCGTATTCCACGAGCATAAGAGTATCAGCGGCATCCATACAAATCGGGGATTTTACCTTAATTGTTGACGAGTTTATTTCCCGAATACCCGCTGCCAAAACCTTTTTTTGGTTGGCTCGGGGCTTGGCAGCCCTAAAGGTGCGGTTCCTAGCTCAGGCAAGCGCTTTTGCAGTTCGCCCAACTGCTCGTTTTGACTAAGTATCAGTTCCTCAATGCGGCCGATACGCTGACTATTCACCTGGTTAGTCAGCGCATTCAGCACGTCGTTCTGCTCCAGTAAGCGGTTTTGCAACTGCTGTATCGTCTGGTCGCGCTCGGCTAATTGGCGTTGCAGCTCAGCAACCTCCGGCACTAGAGCCGGCTCGACGAGCATTGGCAACTGCTCTGATAGGCTAGGATACTGCTGCGCGAGGAAGGCTTGACTAATCAGATAAGTGCTGCCTTTGGGGGTCTGCTCGACCCGAATATGACTAGTCTTCGCGTGTTGTTTGACTAGTCGCCGGATAGTCTGCTCGGACTTGTTAACTTGTTGAGCAGCTTGTTTTATTGTCAAAAACGCAATGGTATCTTCCATGGGAACGATGACTAGTCAGAAGCTGCAAAGTAAGCATACCGCGACTTCTGCCTCGCAATGCTTAACTCATACTTGACTAGTCAAATGCTAATCATTGACTAGTTAACACTTTATCCCTTGCTGTACATCCTGGCAGCCCCAATCTTCAAGGCCCTGTGGCACCCTCGGGCAAATTGTCCTAGGCATTGATGTAAAGTTCAGCTTGAAAGCCGCTTATTTTCATTAGGAATGTCCCTTTCCTGCGTACCTTTTGACTCCCTTCGTTCCGGCAATAACCGTCGATGGCGCACTTTGAAGCTATAGCAATAATTCTTCCTTGCCCACGTTGCCTTATAGACGGTCGCTGAAAGCGCCCGTGTCCATTGTACTACTTTTTCACCTTTCATCCCTACTCGGTTATGCCCACGCCCACCACGTTGCCGCCGCCGCCGCCTTCCACCGGCAGCAATCCGTTCAGAGCCTGCGTGAGCGTAATGCGGCTACTATCTTTTTAGGCTCTTATACCACTACGGTTAGAATTATCGACAACGGCAACGGAACGGCCACGTTGTTCTTCAAAATATTCAACCCTACGAGTTGGGAGTCCGGAACACGCTTCCGTAAGGCAGCTCCTTCCGGTGGCGCACATCAAGGCATTATTCCAAGCCGCCTACGGGGTGGGCTAGGCATTCACTTAGGTGGTACTATGAACCAAACCTGGGAATGGCAAGAAACGGTACGCATTAACGGAGCAACTGGGAAATGGTAGTGCATCAACCTATAAAGGGGTGTACCACCTCTCTATTCTTGATACTAAGCATAGCCATAAGTGGTTGCTTCTCCAAGCAAGGCCAATCGGATGAAGACACGGTTTCCCGGGCGTTCACCAAACGTAACGCAAAAGATTATGTGGGGGAGTACTGTATTGACGAAGTCCGTATGCACGTTGATGCCGCCACCGATACGGTTCACTCCCTATTCAACCATTCCCGCTTGCTGTTGCGCGGCGACAGCACCTACGAGTTCATTGAGTATCCAGTGTTTCGTCTCCGCGCCCCTGACGACTCCAGGTTTAAACTGGAACGGTTGGCTCATTATTCTGGCCACTGGACAATCGAAAAGTTTGGTTCTGCTTACGATAAGGACCAGGGCACCCGCCGGGATTTTTGGTCCTGCGCATTTGTCCCCGCGCTAGGCGGGAAACGACAGGAACCCAACGAACAGTTGTTCGCAGACTCATACATAAGCCAGAAGTCTGGTTTAGTTAAATACATATACTTATATTATGGAGACATCGATAGTGGAGACTATGTATTGTTAAAGCGAATAGCACCAGCACGCCAGCAATAATAGGGCTGGATTCTTGACAACATGGCTGACCAATTTTACCGCGTCGTTCCGCTTGAACTCAACCTGCGTTCCGCCCCCAAAGTGGAGCCCCGCACAGTGATTGCCCGCCTGCGGCAAGGCCAGCAGGTGCGCAAACTTACCCCTGCCAAAGCCCCGCCAAAGGGATGGTTTCGCGTGCAGGCCGACTTGCAAGGAACCGCCGTGGAAGGCTTCGTCAAAGCCTCTTATCTGCAAAAGGCAACGGCAACGATACCGCCTCCGCCGCCCGTTCTGCCCAACATTCCGGAAGCCCGTCTGTCCAGCCCGGCCCCCGTGCGCCGCAACCAGGCGGGCGACGGCCCGCGGGTGTTCGCCCTGACGGAGCCCAACCCGCCCGGCCGCCCCGGTCCTACCCCGGCCGACCGCGCCCAGCAGCTTGGTGGCATCATCGAC
Proteins encoded:
- a CDS encoding PIN domain-containing protein, translating into MVFDTNVVIAHLRRQQLLPLRAVLPFAVVGELEAFALKADWGYQKVAFLRQLLERYPLVGFVPELASLYARLDAYSQGKLRGQPLPAGMSARNMGKNDLWIAATALYLDLPLHTADNDFDHLPALGLALVKEAL
- a CDS encoding DNA-binding protein → MEDTIAFLTIKQAAQQVNKSEQTIRRLVKQHAKTSHIRVEQTPKGSTYLISQAFLAQQYPSLSEQLPMLVEPALVPEVAELQRQLAERDQTIQQLQNRLLEQNDVLNALTNQVNSQRIGRIEELILSQNEQLGELQKRLPELGTAPLGLPSPEPTKKRFWQRVFGK